DNA from Misgurnus anguillicaudatus chromosome 13, ASM2758022v2, whole genome shotgun sequence:
agaaataaagtagctaatatataatatgtataatatggtatacaagtgtttaatatcggcatcggtatcgacCAGAAGTTggctgtttaaatcggtatcggcccaaaaaatcctatcggtgcatccctatataCAATTCATGCAGAAACTGTGTGCATACAATACAATTTATGCATACAATACAGGGATAGTATGAGTAATGCGGTAGTTTGacattttaatcattacttTCATAAGCATCTTCTCACGTCAGTGATGTTCAATGTTGCCTAATTTCTTTCTAGTTCTTTGTAGACACTAATACACACATTCTTTCTTTTCTCTTTCCAATTTTTTCTGTTTCTCATTCACCCTTTCCTAACCACTCTCTTTTCCATGCCTCCCATCTACCTTATCACTCCTTTTTTCATATtgtatcatttttatttatcaaTACTTTCTGATTGGTTGGTTAAACTTGACTGGTGTACAGTGACCCCCATTTGTCCTCGCTCAGCCTCCTGTCACCCAATGAGCTCAACGTCCTTTAAGTCCCTCCAATCACGCAGCGCAGAGCGACCAATGAGAGCAAGCCTTAATTTCGAGAAACCAATTAGAGCAAACCTCGCTTCAGACACCTGCAATCGCAGAAAGACCACTCATAATATCCCGGTAAGCAAAAGTGAAgaatctgtgtttttgtgaatgTTTGCCTGTATCTTGTATGTTTGTGTGATGTTCACTGTgtttgttggtttgttttgctGTCTGATACAGTATGAGAGAAGTCTTGGGCTTTACAGTGATATATCTATCATTGTGGATTTTGGCATTATATTATAGCAGTAGTTTTCTGTTTGCAGCACCTTTGGAGAAATGTActgaaaaaactattttaatagttaataaatatttgtcaCTCATGATGGTATTTTCTGTCTATATGCAGATTGACCGGAAGGATAAGGACTATGTCAGAAAGTCATGGAGTAATTTGTCATATCCCACTTCCACTCTGAGCCTGTTCACGCCTAAAAGAGCTCCTTCACCCGCTGGACAGTGCAGAAGAGTCACCAATCCATCTCCAAACAGGTAcagatgaagagtttggttccaaaatgcaataaatccattctgAATAATTTTGGGAAAAACGTGTTTTGTGtttaccaagaaagtgacaagatgaaaaccactattttctgttactaACTTTCGcttagcatctttaggttataataatgTTACAAAATCAAATCTATAATTTGAGAGTTAttagatttattataaaaactgattattttttccgcatgcaataaatccatgacggGTTTTTTccaaatgctataaatctttttaatcaatatataaatttgtgcattcatctttgccatgttatttatttagttgactagtggtatacactgataaaaaaaaaccattaatggcattaatcaaaacacttactttgtcatattaagaacactgtcattgctgctgtcatctttgGTCCCGTACGGTCCGTGTACGTTTTGATAGTTTGTTTTTTCGTTTAAACCAAAAAACGAAACAACGAGAAACCACATGTTTTTCGTTTGTCgcttcaaacaaaaaaacaaaaaccggCAAAAAGAGAGCCGTTCTTCCGCTTTTGGTTTCTGAATCCAAAAACGAAAAATGACTAAACCAAATTCAAATAACAGTCCGATTTTGGTTTTTGGAAATTCCTTTTTTCATTTCTCCGTTTGAAGATCTACATTAAAAGAAAGACAGGTTGGTCACGTGACCCGGAAGTTATATTAAATACAGCATATCAAAATAATAGCCAAGGTTTTAATTAGAACGGTCATAATGCAGCAATAACGTTACACCAGAGCAACgtcagaagaaaaaaaatcaacaaataaaTAGGCCCACACAAACCTGGACCGAAAGAAACATGTTAGCAACAGTCCATTACAGTGATTTAATATCGTGCCCATCCACGTACACATCGTCACGCCCAACGAGCGCATTGTTTGGTTCAATACAGTACTAAGAACTTGTTGTGTGTGCAGAGTTGTTGCTGTTGGCGCTGTATTATGTAGTTAGATTGATATTTGGTGTTGTTTCCACTGTGTGGACCGGGCTGTTGCCCCTTTCTACCAGCAGGTGGCAGTGTTTGGACGACTGACTGTGTTGTGCCTTTGGTAGCTGTTTTGAATCAGGTTTGCTGGTGCAGATGTATTTGTTGatgttcatttcatttttttgtgttgtttgcaGCCTGGTTGTCGTCATCGTCTGCATGCCCTTCTGTTTTAGCCTGATTCTAACACTATCatctccctgctgaaaaaaaaactgcatagaccagcataattcccatgctggtatGTTGCTGGTTTGGCTGGTGGTCTCCAGCTAACATCGGAGGTGTCCTAATGTGGGCCATTTGGTCGGGGCAATGATTTGCCAGTGTGCTGTGTACTGTGTGAGTCTTTCTTTTCTGTGCACATTCCAGTGTGTATAACATGCAACACTCCCATTGTGTCACGCAAGTGTAGATAAtccatacaggttttaaacatttGTTCAACATATATGGCACAGACATGCTTTCAGGGACATTGCATGTGCAATCTATGGTTGCAGAACATTTACAGTTAAGCCCTAAAGTTAGAACATTTTACAAGGTCCTAAAAAGAAAGTCCAAAAACATAATtgcattactaaaaacaagCTGTCCATGCTGAGTAAAGCAGCAATAATTGCAACAAAACGTTTCCAGTAACTTTTGAGCAATCCTGCTTATTGGCTTGGATGAATATTTGCCCATTGCTCTGTACAGAACAGCTTTAGCACCAATATTGGTGGGTTTCCTCACATGAGCTGTTTGCTTCCTCATCCTTCCCCAACATTTCAATAATTTTAAGGTCAGAACTTTTGACTTGGCATTTCCAAAACATTCACTTTATTCTTCTTTAAAGTAGGTGGGTAGATTTATTTTGTCACAATGTAACAtgttatataatataaagtATTAATTGAGTTTGTAACTTGCTTTTGCTATAGCAGACAATATACATAATATAGAATCAATtataataaacagaaataaattATAATCAGTGGGGGAGTGCTAAGGATGAACTAGAGTTTACCAGTCCGATTACACTGGGGGGTGGGGGCTGCTCTATAGTCTGGCAGCAGAAACTTCTATTGTTTCCAGAAGGCAGCAGGGTGAACAGGTTGTTGGGCAGGTACTGTCCTTTAGTATCCTTTGGGGTCTGCgtaaaattaaccatggttttactagaaGTAAAACAGTAGTGAAAAAAAGTAGTAAAAAAACAGTTAAATCATAGTTAGTGTAGTAAACTCATGGTTTTGattatagtaatcaatacaccaaaaaaaaataaacatatagtTGATTTTTGTAAGGCACCGCACCCCACAACATCACTGATGCTCGGGAGATGGTACCAATGATCTTCTGAGCAGTTTTAATTTCCCTGAGTAGAGTAGGAGGGGTGAgaatatggggggggggggggggggtgttgtATAGACAATGATGTGAAGTTGAAAACGGGGGTGTATCATCACCAACCTCTTCTGCATGGTTTGCTGTCTTCTCTGGTCctgtagaccagtggttctcaatgttATTCCTGGatcccactgctctgcacattttgtatgtctcccttatttaacacacatgATTCAAATCATAAACTCATTAGCAGAGATCTCCATGAACTGTATATAGAAGCAATTATACTAAACAGAATTATAAGCCTTGGGACTTCACGGTGGATGTTCTGCGGCCATGTATTGCACATGCAATGTCTTTGAAAGCATGTGCTATTATGTTGAATAAATGTTTGGGACCTTTGTGGCTTGTCTTCACTTGCGTGGCGCAATGGGAGTGTTGTGTGTTGTGCACACTGGAGTGTGTGTGGAGAAGGGGGATTCACACAGTGTGTGGCACGCTGGTGGGTCGTTGTTTTGACTGGATGGCCTACATTGGGACATTTCTGATTTCCACATACCAGCATGGAGATGATAGCAGTGAATCAGGTTAAAACAGAAGGGCATGCAGACGGTGATGATAACTAGGTtgcaaataatataaaaaaatgaaatgaacatCAATTAATACATCTGTATCAGTAATCTTGATTTAAAACAGTTGCCAAAGGCACAATACAGTCAGTCGTTTAAatactgccacctgctggtaGAAAGAGGTAACAGTTTGGTCCATACGGtggaaacaacattaaatattaatttaattacataatATAGCGCTAACAGTAACAACTCTGCACACACAATAAGTTCTTAGTACTGTATTGAACCAAACAATGCGCTCATTAAACGTGACGATGTGTACGTGGATAGGCACgatattaaataaactgttgcTAACATATTTCTTTCGGTCCAGGTTTatataagcctatttatttattgattttttttcttctaacGTTACTCTGGTGTAACGTTAGTGCTGAATTATGACCGTTCTAATTAAAACCTTGGCTATTATTTTGATAGGCTGTATTTGATATAACTTCCGGGTCACGTGACCAACCTGTCTTTCTTTTAATGTAGATCTTCAAACGGAGAAATGAAAAAAGGAAcctccaaaaaccaaaatcgGACTGTTATTTGAATTTGGTTTAGTCGTTTTTCGTTTTTGGATTCAGAAACAAAAAACGGAAGAACGGCTCTCTTTTACCGgttcttgttttttttgtttgaaacaaCAAACGAAAAACATGTGGTTTCTCGTTATTTCGTTTTTTGGTTTAAACGAAAAAACAAACTATCAAAACGTACACGGAccccgtacacactgcatattaattcggttgtcacttcaccttttaatgcttaatcctgttctgtgcacacacacttcagtaatttacgggactcGCAACCGCATTCTACAAACGAATGAACTCCCGCAAAAGGCAGGTAGTTACAaccgcatttacagaaactctgctTAATGTGTACAcaaccgaactgaacaactagtagttaatcaCGTGTTTAAACGTGGATCATAAACATGACAGatctctcttctgaaaaaataaattcctaGAAGGGGAAAAAAGTCTTCTGCATGTGCGGTTCAGAAAATTACAGAGGCACAAggtttgctgactagtgttgcctGATCTTGCAAGAAAGAACAAGacaaatccaataataaaccgaaataaatctaaatgctttacttcaaagatcaaaatattgggaacggcaccttcacactttattaacaccaaaaacttgatcccttcatgagccaaaagccataaacggttaagcgccAAAACGGTATTTACGTACAAAAAAAGCCgtggacctggcaacactgcaagacgcGCGCTGTGAAGCAGCCTCACAAAAGAAGCTTAAAATACACAACGTCAAGACgaaggtttattgcaaaacacaatgctgttagattattttggtcaaagctgtgagtgataagcacaTGAGACGGCaaaacgttgctatggttatttctgtgtcaatcatcacattttcgggagtgagtcttgttccatacagaaatgaaacaaatatttaggggattcactaccgcatttaaatgcggttgtcactcccgaaagtttgcagtgtgtacgagaccTTTAAGAAGTCGTCGCTGAAGTTTTTTGACAgggatcagctgtaaaatgttttggtcctgcttgattttcgttaactttgagtaaaataatgtaaagtttttcataagatcccctgaggtgaatgtgttagcatgacagaagcttgatgctgtcgtgtgagaacaagcaacagccggcattttccTTCGCCCGAGAGCCTCTCCCGAaaatttttagattttgatggtttatgtttcttccccgtcacagaaaaccaccacaggtttagcaatgccatcaaaattaccATTTCgtttttgttgatcacgaaggacaaagtagatgagaaaaaTTAGGATACTGTGTGTTTTCAAAGCGCCGctgttattgtttacaatgcgtggaatggtgcgctgtgatttgttgagcggaatACCGTGAAGGAGGACTGTCGTTTGTCGTGGTTAggaaaaaatggagaaaagatgacagaataacatggcggatatcggatgttgcgtaaaattaagaatttgctTTTAATTGTGACCCAATACATTCTGATTTTGgtgttaacttttttttattccgtttatcgcgttttggaacctaACTCTTCATATCCTCTATACATAGATAGATGTACACATTAAACTAATGAAAACCATTTAATTAGACAttagaaacaaaaacaaagttttaaaggGTCATTATTTTGAATACTATTCATCGTCTTACgctgattatgcttaataaactgataacatggGGTCATGTTTAAACGCGTAAAATGGTTTTCTTTTGTCTGTGAAAGCCCATAAACAGCTTAGCAAAAACAATCAGCACAAGTAGTTTTTTGATCATTACCCTGAATTCGTGTGGCATGTAAATGGTAGTTTCTTTTCATATGCGCATGTCTCCGCATGTGAAAGATAAAGTAAgagcaaagtaacgcataaaagtctccgctTGACTAAAGCAGTTGCCagaaaaactgcaaaaataaaagctcatgttacatttacagattCTGCAGACACGAGAAGAGATACAGCTTAGGACATATTTAGGGataagactagtcctagactaaaatatttgtccaaactgaaaacgacatgcactgacatatcttaaaatacatcagttccctttgtttttcctcaaaatgcacacaagtaatgttctaactaaggcatgtttgttaaaactagttatatttcctaattaaactaaggcctagtcctggtttggGCTAaaacctgtccgggaaaccgcccctatatgtactataggcagtGACGTCActacctgacaaatctccaaatcCCATGTAAACGCTGCATAGCCAGTTAATTGATTTGCATGTTAATTTGattttctataataagcagatttttgatagttatccacttattctgtgcatgtaaacacacttaATGTGttgtatttaaaagaacagtacgcccaaaactgaaaattgTCATTTAATCACACTCATTTTGCTCTAACCCATCTGACTGCTTCTTCcataaaaaacaaaagaggATGACACACCAAAAACAATAGCATCAAAAGTCTTTTGAAGCCATATGATATCCTTGTGTGATGGACAGACTGTAGTATAAGTCATTAATGAACATCTTAGCTTGAGAGTATTGCTTGACAGGTGTGGATACCAATATACTGTGAATTGTATGGTGGAAACAATAGTTTAAAGATTCTGCTATAAATCATTTTTGTCTTATCATACAGGTTTTATAACTACTGCTCACTGAcctcttgtttttattttcaggaGCTCCACTGCTAAACCATCTCAGAAGTCCCCTAACCCTAAAAAATCTCGGTCTCCACCTCCACCAGCATCAATTCCTCTGTCTGCTAGTAACCCCTCCTTATCACCAGGCAACATTAGACCCAACCGAGTGGCACCGGAGAGCCCGAGAGTTACCCCAGAAGGAGAGGGAGGCAAAAAAGAGGACACTGACCCTCCTAAAACTGAACCGTCCGCAGGTCAGTAATACAGCTCAAGCATATGTTAACCAACACATTCTCTTAATATTTCAACTTCATTAAACCAACATTATATTTCCTTTTATAACTCTTTGTAGAAGGTGCTGGAAGCCCCCCATCAGCACGACCTTCGGCAGGCACAACAGACCCAGAGGAAGCGTCTCGTCTGCTGGCTGAGAAACGACGACAGGCCAGAGAGCAGCGAGAAAGAGAAGAAGAGGAGAAGAGACAACAAGAGGAGGCTGAAAGGTGCGCAGGATATTTTTATAAGTGCTTAGTGATGTCTTAAGTCATAGTTCATGATTTCCGGTTAGTGATTTCAGTTAGTAGAGAaatgcattagcagtgcaaaggtcacaTGTTTGAATTAAGTTAAACTGATTTCCAGGCGCAGCAGGGAGGAAATGGCCCGTAGGAAGGCAGAGGAGCGAGCGAAGAGAGAGGAAGAGGAGCGAGTAAAGAGAGAGGAGGAGGCACAACGGCAGGAAGAAGAGAAGAGGAGGCAGGAGGAGGAAAAGAAGCGCGAAGAAGAGGAGAAAGctcagagagagaaagaggaagcTGAGCGACTGCAGAAACAGgtatacaaacacacattaaAGGCATAATaagatttttgcatttaaatatcaaaatatggCTGTTGTTGTTTAGCGACCTCTAGTGGCGAAAATGACACATTGTGCTTTTAATTACACACATTTTGTGATCACAGAGTATGTGCTGTTGTTTTGTTGTCATTGAATTACTTTAAATGTGACATTTCTTAATGAACACCCACCAAGATGTAACGCAACAGCCAGAGACGCCCATCTGCATATGCATCCGGACCAAAAATTCAAACACAGCACAGACAATGAATAATGCATTTAATTAGTCTGCATGTTATTCATTATAATAAttcatctagattaatctcatttCATTTTGTTGTTAACTAAACATTACAATTAATCTGCAATTTGAAATTTGGTGCATTTTGCCTACTTACTACATGTTTTGACGCATTAAGTTTCTGTTTAAGTATCTACAAAATCTGTGTTATTGATGTTTAGAAAGAGGAAGAGGAGTCCCGGCAGAGAGAGGAAGCAGAGCGCTTGCGCCTGGAGAGAGAGAAGCACTTCCAGAAAGAAGAGGCAGAGAGACTGGAGAGGAAGAAGGTAGATCACatcatttaatttcatttagcaAGTATTGTAATTACAGATTCATTTCGAGAAAGCATATTAATTtgttttctgattgtgtgctGTGTGTCACAGCGCCTTGAGGAAATTATGAAACGTACACGGCGTTCTGATCAGGTGAGATTAGATACCCGACTGTAATTGTCTCTTAATAGAGATGCCTGTCTGTCTCACAAACACTTTTTTTGTCTTGAAGAAAACCACTCCTCAGAAAAATGGTGATGTCAGCCAACAGGGAGCACAAGATTCAAGTGAGTTCGCCATTTATTTGCAAAAAATTAccttcttacttagtatttttctcttgttttcagtacaaatatcttagATTTCTAAAATCAGtatttattttcttgatgagcaaattacctaagaaaataagtatagtttttaaaccaaaaatatacaaattaagtgaatttgtgctatagacaagcaaaaaaatctgccaaaggtgtaagacatttttttcttgtttttttttgcacttaaattttttatattatttatatatatttaatttaatatttataaacgtttaattcacttaaatttgatgtttttttgtctaaaaacgcataaaaaatactacttaaagtcattttttgcagtgaaattctgtctttacactgcaaaaaatgactttttttacttagatgtttgtactgaaaacaagagaaaaatactaagaatttttaaatcagtatttattttcttgatgagcaaaatgacctaagaaaataagtctagtttttagactaaaaatatacaaattaagtgaattttgtgttatagaTAAgctaaaaatctgccaatgctgtaagacatttttttcttgttttttgcacttaaattgtttatattatttataaaagtttaattaACCAAAATGTTATGGTTTTTTGTCTAAAGACACATAAAAAATACTacttaaagtcatttttgcagtgcaattCTGTCTTTACACTGcgaaaaatgactttcttacttagtttttttgtattgttttcagtacaaatatctaaaaattcttaaatcaaaattttcttgatgagcaaaatgacctaagaaaataagtctagtttttagacaaaaataatatccaatttaagtgatttgtggataaaacaagcaaaaaaatctgccaatggggtaagcaaatttttcttgcatttttcttgaatttagtgtttaggaAAGATTTTCAGGAtgttttgcttaccccattggcagatttttttttgcttgttttgtgcacaaaatcacttaaaattgatatttttggtctaaaaactagtcttatttttttgggtcgttttgctcatcaagaaaaagcatcttgatttaggaatttttagatatttttactgacaacaagacaaaaatactaagattttttttctcggAAATAATTGTTTGCAGTGTGCAGTCTTTCACTGCCAAAAAATGAccttttacttagtatttttgtcttgttttcagtggaaGTGTCTGGACATTCTTGGATCGAGACGcaatttcttgatgagcaaaatgacctaggaaagaAGTTTCATGACAAAAcatgtacaatttaagtaaatgtgtgcctaaaacaaacaaaaatatctgctaatggggTGAGACATTTTTTCTTAGATAAAGATTTCTTCCTCAATATTCAAGATTTTTTCCTCACCCCATTAGCAGAAATTCaataaattgtacattttttttgtctaaaaactagacttattttctaaggtaattttgctcatcaggaagaagcatcttaatttaagaatttttagatattgaaaacaagacaaaaatactaaggaagttattttttgcagtgtaagcagCATTCATTTGCTCTCTCTTTCTTAGCGAGTCCTTCAGTGAGTGTGTCGAGCCCTCCGGCTCCTGAGACAGAACGCAGTGAAAGTAATGGACACACGGGTCCCAGCTTCATTACACCTATACTGCCCACTTCTGGTAACAGGTAAATCTAATGCGTCAttattttaaacatgaaaatgtcAGTGCTGTTCATGCCCTGAGATGGAGCTTTGGTTTGAACAGGGTCACAACATCGCCCCTCACCACCTCTATGATGTTTGGTCTATTCTCCAGCATCATTTCTGTTCCTGTTGCTTTAAaactattgcaaagttaaactTGATGTAGAAAACGTCTTTCTTACTAATATGTTGAGGATCTGTAGCTCCACTGCCCTCTGCTGGTGATGGGGACTTTTACCATTTCTCATTGTGACCTGTTTTTTTGCTCGTTACCAATTAGAAAGCATggtgaatatttaaaaaaaatgtgagacTATATCCATTATCCATAGCACTTTCTGATCAGACATGCTTCAATTACATTTGATTAAATGTTTCCTCTTCACAGTACAATCATGACCGCCCAGCTTAGAGAAAATGGCATTGTCACAGAGAAAGAGGACTTTGAGCAGGTCATAGAGGTTCCCCTAGTGAACAAATTGTCCCGTCAGGATGGAGACGGGGAGGAGATGGGAAACGATGAGGAAAGGAAGGTTCCCATCTTGGCCTTCAGAGAGAACGGTGGTGCACACATTGTGAGCGAGCTGGAGGAGAACCCTGCGCAGTAGAGAGAAGGTGAGTCCATCAGACCCTCGGCTTGACCTGTAGACCTGAACTAAATGTATCCCGAATGCActgttgctttgaataaaaaccTCTGTCAAATGCATACGATTATGAATTATATAAacatagctcagtggtaaagcatcACATCCACAATGCAAAAAggcatgggttcgaacccagagagcacacatgctgataaaaaatgtatatcttgtaatgcattgcactgtaagtcacttagGATAAAaattgtctgccaaatgcaaaaaattactttcttacttagtattttggtcttgttttcagtacaaatatctaaaagttcttaaattaagatgctttttcttgatgagcaaaatgccctaagaaaattagtctagtttatagaccaaaaagtatgcaatttaagtgaatttgtgctttaaacaagcaaaaatatctgccaaaagggggagaaaaaaaaatcaaaaaatattttttataacacttaatttaagcaaaattttctcaccccattgttagataattttgcttgtttaaagcacagattcacttaaattttatatttttttgtctaaaactagacttattttcttaggtcattttgctcatcaagaaaatacatattgatttaagattttttgatatttctactgaaaacaagacaaaaatactaagtaagaaaataattttttgcagggTAAAAGCTATTAtccatacactgcaaaaaattattttcaagaaaaaaagttcttagtatttttgtcttgttttcagtaaaaatatctaaaaatatttaaattaagatgctttttcttgatgagcaaagcgaccgaagaaaataagtctattttttggaccaaaaatatcaaatttaagtgattttgtgcatgaaacaagccaaaatctgccaatggggtaagcaaaaaatctttgaacatttttcttaaacattaaattcaagaaaaatttgcttacccattggcagattttttttacttgtattatgcacaaaatcacttaaattgtatattttttgtctaaaaactagacttattttcctgggtcgttttgctcatcaagaaaaagcatcttagtttaataattttagatatttttactcaaaacaagaccgaaatattaagtaagaaagtcattttttgcagtgtaacacTTATTGgttgaaaaaataaacaaaaaagcagCTGTTGATCTAATTCATAATCAGTCAGTCTGTTTTTAGAATTGTCTCCTTACCAA
Protein-coding regions in this window:
- the map7b gene encoding ensconsin isoform X3, which gives rise to MAERDESDACLSYSQGSDYHLRADDKSSWSRPESSASGQNTYTVRSPTEINTATRPEPLMVKNEERQKLARERREELDKQNAVRGSKWQEREERARQFYEKQLEERKKRLEEQRIREERRRAAVEEKRRQKLEEEKARYEAVIRRTNERSQRVRPKSNRWSWGGTLSVSTSHNSGFDDSGLLPLDLAGLEHYQGVLYTKHREQFCSKYAERRSVSTMNLSKHTDPVISKRLSASSATLLNSPDRALQKQTSMSSSCLLKKTLSKSHISREKIPQERSAGLRRMPLTQWENMMVSRLQTPTHSYLARSRSAMSLTGDAVTPICPRSASCHPMSSTSFKSLQSRSAERPMRASLNFEKPIRANLASDTCNRRKTTHNIPIDRKDKDYVRKSWSNLSYPTSTLSLFTPKRAPSPAGQCRRVTNPSPNRSSTAKPSQKSPNPKKSRSPPPPASIPLSASNPSLSPGNIRPNRVAPESPRVTPEGEGGKKEDTDPPKTEPSAEGAGSPPSARPSAGTTDPEEASRLLAEKRRQAREQREREEEEKRQQEEAERRSREEMARRKAEERAKREEEERVKREEEAQRQEEEKRRQEEEKKREEEEKAQREKEEAERLQKQKEEEESRQREEAERLRLEREKHFQKEEAERLERKKRLEEIMKRTRRSDQKTTPQKNGDVSQQGAQDSTSPSVSVSSPPAPETERSESNGHTGPSFITPILPTSGNSTIMTAQLRENGIVTEKEDFEQVIEVPLVNKLSRQDGDGEEMGNDEERKVPILAFRENGGAHIVSELEENPAQ
- the map7b gene encoding ensconsin isoform X6, coding for MPAPLRMRRGASRSAIPSLSTITEEEEGQRCHKRRRRGGGSDYHLRADDKSSWSRPESSASGQNTYTVRSPTEINTATRPEPLMVKNEERQKLARERREELDKQNAVRGSKWQEREERARQFYEKQLEERKKRLEEQRIREERRRAAVEEKRRQKLEEEKARYEAVIRRTNERSQRVRPKSNRWSWGGTLSVSTSHNSGFDDSGLLPLDLAGLEHYQGVLYTKHREQFCSKYAERRSVSTMNLSKHTDPVISKRLSASSATLLNSPDRGLRRMPLTQWENMMVSRLQTPTHSYLARSRSAMSLTGDAVTPICPRSASCHPMSSTSFKSLQSRSAERPMRASLNFEKPIRANLASDTCNRRKTTHNIPIDRKDKDYVRKSWSNLSYPTSTLSLFTPKRAPSPAGQCRRVTNPSPNRSSTAKPSQKSPNPKKSRSPPPPASIPLSASNPSLSPGNIRPNRVAPESPRVTPEGEGGKKEDTDPPKTEPSAEGAGSPPSARPSAGTTDPEEASRLLAEKRRQAREQREREEEEKRQQEEAERRSREEMARRKAEERAKREEEERVKREEEAQRQEEEKRRQEEEKKREEEEKAQREKEEAERLQKQKEEEESRQREEAERLRLEREKHFQKEEAERLERKKRLEEIMKRTRRSDQKTTPQKNGDVSQQGAQDSTSPSVSVSSPPAPETERSESNGHTGPSFITPILPTSGNSTIMTAQLRENGIVTEKEDFEQVIEVPLVNKLSRQDGDGEEMGNDEERKVPILAFRENGGAHIVSELEENPAQ
- the map7b gene encoding ensconsin isoform X2, translated to MPAPLRMRRGASRSAIPSLSTITEEEEGQRCHKRRRRGGGSDYHLRADDKSSWSRPESSASGQNTYTVRSPTEINTATRPEPLMVKNEERQKLARERREELDKQNAVRGSKWQEREERARQFYEKQLEERKKRLEEQRIREERRRAAVEEKRRQKLEEEKARYEAVIRRTNERSQRVRPKSNRWSWGGTLSVSTSHNSGFDDSGLLPLDLAGLEHYQGVLYTKHREQFCSKYAERRSVSTMNLSKHTDPVISKRLSASSATLLNSPDRALQKQTSMSSSCLLKKTLSKSHISREKIPQERSAGLRRMPLTQWENMMVSRLQTPTHSYLARSRSAMSLTGDAASCHPMSSTSFKSLQSRSAERPMRASLNFEKPIRANLASDTCNRRKTTHNIPIDRKDKDYVRKSWSNLSYPTSTLSLFTPKRAPSPAGQCRRVTNPSPNRSSTAKPSQKSPNPKKSRSPPPPASIPLSASNPSLSPGNIRPNRVAPESPRVTPEGEGGKKEDTDPPKTEPSAEGAGSPPSARPSAGTTDPEEASRLLAEKRRQAREQREREEEEKRQQEEAERRSREEMARRKAEERAKREEEERVKREEEAQRQEEEKRRQEEEKKREEEEKAQREKEEAERLQKQKEEEESRQREEAERLRLEREKHFQKEEAERLERKKRLEEIMKRTRRSDQKTTPQKNGDVSQQGAQDSTSPSVSVSSPPAPETERSESNGHTGPSFITPILPTSGNSTIMTAQLRENGIVTEKEDFEQVIEVPLVNKLSRQDGDGEEMGNDEERKVPILAFRENGGAHIVSELEENPAQ
- the map7b gene encoding ensconsin isoform X8, giving the protein MPAPLRMRRGASRSAIPSLSTITEEEEGQRCHKRRRRGGGSDYHLRADDKSSWSRPESSASGQNTYTVRSPTEINTATRPEPLMVKNEERQKLARERREELDKQNAVRGSKWQEREERARQFYEKQLEERKKRLEEQRIREERRRAAVEEKRRQKLEEEKARYEAVIRRTNERSQRVRPKSNRWSWGGTLSVSTSHNSGFDDSGLLPLDLAGLEHYQGVLYTKHREQFCSKYAERRSVSTMNLSKHTDPVISKRLSASSATLLNSPDRGLRRMPLTQWENMMVSRLQTPTHSYLARSRSAMSLTGDAASCHPMSSTSFKSLQSRSAERPMRASLNFEKPIRANLASDTCNRRKTTHNIPIDRKDKDYVRKSWSNLSYPTSTLSLFTPKRAPSPAGQCRRVTNPSPNRSSTAKPSQKSPNPKKSRSPPPPASIPLSASNPSLSPGNIRPNRVAPESPRVTPEGEGGKKEDTDPPKTEPSAEGAGSPPSARPSAGTTDPEEASRLLAEKRRQAREQREREEEEKRQQEEAERRSREEMARRKAEERAKREEEERVKREEEAQRQEEEKRRQEEEKKREEEEKAQREKEEAERLQKQKEEEESRQREEAERLRLEREKHFQKEEAERLERKKRLEEIMKRTRRSDQKTTPQKNGDVSQQGAQDSTSPSVSVSSPPAPETERSESNGHTGPSFITPILPTSGNSTIMTAQLRENGIVTEKEDFEQVIEVPLVNKLSRQDGDGEEMGNDEERKVPILAFRENGGAHIVSELEENPAQ